In the Mauremys mutica isolate MM-2020 ecotype Southern chromosome 13, ASM2049712v1, whole genome shotgun sequence genome, one interval contains:
- the FAM217B gene encoding protein FAM217B isoform X2 translates to MGPGIQDYPLLLQRGTLKKDSQIHETHKGMVISSGGKGHTSTKGLEKPLSPVRPSPSSLSKSILNTTRKTFHCTQDDSQPSFLYKERNRLDEAHQQNRMMSVCTSLYKVQGAKKDLTERRQSESGLHRIPSSLKGNSQGGSSRAEDGLMQRFYSSQKGETQRNLGEHVTEAVPCTSKYPGTSVNEMFLDFQSVRIIQEDAAEDSASDLSDSERIPIPPSPCTPPELNLRAEEIDPACFEHLFDAGYKESIYYYPDFLPPPFNSWDLQQLAVFVNTECKSESRPQPAGFIEKYIDRLLQLEWLQVQTIQNEKGKTAKARPQTAPSIIRTLKSPGKGKSLHSPSPNKQLTPKESVIKLPTSLSAHRRDVHCEENSQLNAYPGHSKVAEVTGGTSAPQRHACEMRNEVKKRSATKQQLLNMQPCASSSKIRDVGIQDIGNIRPLKQSPKFHSSAAPTQGRKTQACSNLKKNGNANNYVPSKKPTGDKKLKTNGVKQTSCTFK, encoded by the exons ATGGGACCAGGCATTCAAGATTATCCCTTACTACTGCAACGAGGGACACTGAAAAAGGACAGCCAAATCCATGAAACCCACAAAGGAATGGTAAT TTCCAGTGGTGGAAAGGGACATACAAGTACCAAAGGTCTAGAGAAACCACTTTCCCCTGTGAGACCTTCTCCCAGCAGCTTAAGCAAAAGTATTTTAAATACCACCAGAAAG ACTTTCCATTGCACCCAGGATGACAGTCAACCAAGTTTTCTTTACAAGGAAAGAAACAGGCTAGATGAGGCTCATCAGCAAAACAG AATGATGAGTGTTTGCACATCACTGTACAAAGTACAAGGGGCAAAGAAGGACCTCACGGAAAGAAGGCAAAGTGAATCTGGACTACACAGAATCCCTTCCAGTTTGAAGGGGAATTCACAAGGTGGCTCCAGTAGGGCAGAAGATGGACTGATGCAAAGATTTTATTCCAGTCAAAAAGGAGAAACTCAAAGAAATCTTGGAGAGCATGTGACTGAAGCTGTGCCTTGCACTTCTAAATACCCAGGGACCTCTGTGAATGAGATGTTTCTTGACTTTCAGTCAGTGAGAATTATTCAAGAGGATGCTGCTGAGGATAGTGCCAGTGACCTTTCTGACTCAGAAAGAATTCctattcccccttccccttgcaCACCGCCGGAACTCAACCTCAGAGCTGAAGAAATTGACCCCGCATGTTTTGAACACCTCTTTGATGCAGGTTATAAAGAATCAATATATTATTATCCTGACTTCCTCCCACCTCCTTTCAACTCCTGggacctgcagcagctggcagtgtTTGTTAACACAGAGTGTAAATCGGAATCTCGACCACAACCAGCAGGATTTATTGAGAAATATATCGATCGGCTTTTGCAGCTGGAGTGGCTGCAGGTGCAAACTATACAGAACGAGAAAGGAAAGACAGCCAAAGCTAGGCCTCAGACGGCTCCTAGTATCATTCGGACCCTAAAAAGCCCTGGCAAAGGCAAATCATTGCATAGCCCTTCGCCTAACAAGCAGTTAACTCCCAAAGAAAGTGTTATAAAGCTCCCCACAAGCCTTTCAGCTCACAGAAGAGATGTACACTGTGAAGAAAATAGCCAGTTAAATGCATATCCAGGTCACTCAAAAGTTGCGGAGGTTACGGGTGGCACGTCAGCCCCACAGAGACATGCCTGTGAAATGAGGAATGAGGTGAAAAAGAGGTCAGCCACCAAGCAGCAACTTCTCAATATGCAGCCCTGTGCAAGCAGTTCTAAGATTCGGGATGTTGGTATTCAGGATATTGGTAATATTAGACCCCTCAAACAATCCCCCAAGTTCCATAGTTCAgctgcccccacccaggggcGAAAAACACAGGCATGTTCAAATCTGAAGAAGAATGGAAATGCTAATAATTATGTTCCTTCCAAGAAACCAACAGGGGACAAGAAGTTAAAAACAAATGGTGTGAAGCAAACATCATGTACATTTAAATAA
- the FAM217B gene encoding protein FAM217B isoform X1 — protein sequence MGPGIQDYPLLLQRGTLKKDSQIHETHKGMVIESLVYLGEYSLDYNVKLSSSSGGKGHTSTKGLEKPLSPVRPSPSSLSKSILNTTRKTFHCTQDDSQPSFLYKERNRLDEAHQQNRMMSVCTSLYKVQGAKKDLTERRQSESGLHRIPSSLKGNSQGGSSRAEDGLMQRFYSSQKGETQRNLGEHVTEAVPCTSKYPGTSVNEMFLDFQSVRIIQEDAAEDSASDLSDSERIPIPPSPCTPPELNLRAEEIDPACFEHLFDAGYKESIYYYPDFLPPPFNSWDLQQLAVFVNTECKSESRPQPAGFIEKYIDRLLQLEWLQVQTIQNEKGKTAKARPQTAPSIIRTLKSPGKGKSLHSPSPNKQLTPKESVIKLPTSLSAHRRDVHCEENSQLNAYPGHSKVAEVTGGTSAPQRHACEMRNEVKKRSATKQQLLNMQPCASSSKIRDVGIQDIGNIRPLKQSPKFHSSAAPTQGRKTQACSNLKKNGNANNYVPSKKPTGDKKLKTNGVKQTSCTFK from the exons ATGGGACCAGGCATTCAAGATTATCCCTTACTACTGCAACGAGGGACACTGAAAAAGGACAGCCAAATCCATGAAACCCACAAAGGAATGGTAAT AGAGAGTCTGGTTTATTTAGGAGAATACTCTCTGGATTATAATGTCAAATTGTCCAG TTCCAGTGGTGGAAAGGGACATACAAGTACCAAAGGTCTAGAGAAACCACTTTCCCCTGTGAGACCTTCTCCCAGCAGCTTAAGCAAAAGTATTTTAAATACCACCAGAAAG ACTTTCCATTGCACCCAGGATGACAGTCAACCAAGTTTTCTTTACAAGGAAAGAAACAGGCTAGATGAGGCTCATCAGCAAAACAG AATGATGAGTGTTTGCACATCACTGTACAAAGTACAAGGGGCAAAGAAGGACCTCACGGAAAGAAGGCAAAGTGAATCTGGACTACACAGAATCCCTTCCAGTTTGAAGGGGAATTCACAAGGTGGCTCCAGTAGGGCAGAAGATGGACTGATGCAAAGATTTTATTCCAGTCAAAAAGGAGAAACTCAAAGAAATCTTGGAGAGCATGTGACTGAAGCTGTGCCTTGCACTTCTAAATACCCAGGGACCTCTGTGAATGAGATGTTTCTTGACTTTCAGTCAGTGAGAATTATTCAAGAGGATGCTGCTGAGGATAGTGCCAGTGACCTTTCTGACTCAGAAAGAATTCctattcccccttccccttgcaCACCGCCGGAACTCAACCTCAGAGCTGAAGAAATTGACCCCGCATGTTTTGAACACCTCTTTGATGCAGGTTATAAAGAATCAATATATTATTATCCTGACTTCCTCCCACCTCCTTTCAACTCCTGggacctgcagcagctggcagtgtTTGTTAACACAGAGTGTAAATCGGAATCTCGACCACAACCAGCAGGATTTATTGAGAAATATATCGATCGGCTTTTGCAGCTGGAGTGGCTGCAGGTGCAAACTATACAGAACGAGAAAGGAAAGACAGCCAAAGCTAGGCCTCAGACGGCTCCTAGTATCATTCGGACCCTAAAAAGCCCTGGCAAAGGCAAATCATTGCATAGCCCTTCGCCTAACAAGCAGTTAACTCCCAAAGAAAGTGTTATAAAGCTCCCCACAAGCCTTTCAGCTCACAGAAGAGATGTACACTGTGAAGAAAATAGCCAGTTAAATGCATATCCAGGTCACTCAAAAGTTGCGGAGGTTACGGGTGGCACGTCAGCCCCACAGAGACATGCCTGTGAAATGAGGAATGAGGTGAAAAAGAGGTCAGCCACCAAGCAGCAACTTCTCAATATGCAGCCCTGTGCAAGCAGTTCTAAGATTCGGGATGTTGGTATTCAGGATATTGGTAATATTAGACCCCTCAAACAATCCCCCAAGTTCCATAGTTCAgctgcccccacccaggggcGAAAAACACAGGCATGTTCAAATCTGAAGAAGAATGGAAATGCTAATAATTATGTTCCTTCCAAGAAACCAACAGGGGACAAGAAGTTAAAAACAAATGGTGTGAAGCAAACATCATGTACATTTAAATAA